The sequence below is a genomic window from Uranotaenia lowii strain MFRU-FL chromosome 2, ASM2978415v1, whole genome shotgun sequence.
GTTCAATCAGTTACcccatcaaaagtttgaaagtcATCGTCCAACGGTAGTTTACCGTACATTCGACCTACATGCGATATGTGATGACACGGAACAACATGTAAGTTCAATTTATTTAGAACatttaatctaaaattttgccttttcggattaaaaaaaaatagccatgcgtttgttaacatacATTTAATTGTTTCATCTGTATTCTAAACTATAAATATGGTTTGTTATATAAAATTATGAACTACTACGCGCGAGAAAGAAGAGAGGACGTCAGCcacgataaacaaaaaaaagttattttagcTAAACAGTTATTGTTGTGTTAACATTTGTTCACAGCAAGTTCAGTACGATACCATCGGTGAGTAGTTTTCTTTGACTTCGtgataaatttctgaaaaaaaacttaatgcaAAACATGCTAAAACTAATCGTAAATAATTTGACTGTGCGGAAATACCGCCAATAGTACATCTGGGATCCGCTTATATACATGTGGTAATCGAACAAATCGAGAAGGAAAAGGTAAACAATGGAAAACACCTTGTATCTGTCTTACTTAAAAATCACTAGCGGATTGAAAATCACATTCAAAAGATACTTGATACCACGCCGCAGATCCCGCATCCGTGCATTGACTTTCTGTCCATCGTTTACGTGTACAGTGGTGAGTTCGGCGTTCTGGCATTTGATGCACCCGATCGACAGTAGTTCGATCAACGGATTTCGTCGACCGAGCCGCATATTACCCCGATCATACCGCCCGCTACCAAACACGGCACCTTGATCCGGGGGAAGCTCGAAATTGGATTCATCGTCGTCCACCGCCTTGTTGCCGCTCGCAGGAACCGTTACCGTAGGTTTGAGAAAATTACGTAATATCCCAATGAACCATATCCGATCGCTGTGGTTCAAACTCTGTGTGAAATTGCCGAACGCGTGCTGTGCTCTCAATGCTATTTCGGCCGGTTTCGATAGTATCCCTGCCGATGGCATGCGCACTTTTAATTCGTACTCGTAGCTGATgggataaaaaagaaattagcaaagtttttattctcttttttgacgataaaaaaaatcaatcttacgTGTTCCATTTGTCCAGGTGGCATCGAGTTTGCTGTTCGATGAAATTCTTCATCTCCTCGCAATGTTGTTGATCTTCAGCAGGTCCGCATTCCGGCTCGATCCGTTCTCCGTACATGCACGCGACTCGCTCCGCTAGGAATCTTGGCAAATAGTTCTGAATAAAGTCCGCACGCACATTACGCCGACTAACGATTTCCAAATCATTCACCGAACCTTCCCAACGTACTACTGTCCCATCTAGATGAGCACAACGCAGCTGGGTGCGAATTTTGTTTCCCAACCGATCCCAGGCCGGCTGATGGCAAAATTTGTAGTACGACTCCCACGTGAGACCAGTCGTCGGATGTCCTTCCGGATTGGTTTTGCCAACCGTCGGGCCCGATTCCGAATCGTAGAGTCCAGCGGCGGAATCTGCAACAGATCCATGTATTGTTTCAAAGTTGGACATCATGTACGGTAGCGTAAGAAAAACGGTGGCAACCAAACATGCCGTAATCTGTAGAAAGGTGATGTATTTTTTGGTTCTCCGCGACGCGGCCATATAGCACGATATGAGCAGTGCAATGGTTGCTGCACTGGCCGAAGACCATACCCGCACCGTAGAATCGGTAAGCGAGAGCCACTCGATGGTTGCGAATACCGGTATGAGCAGGGTGACGATGCCGAACAATGGAAGAAATAGTAGCAATCCAGATAGACCGAGAGCTCCGCGAACCTAGAGTAGAAATCTTGTTAACTATGAGATTTATACACCAAAAAATGCTTTAACCTACCAATCCGAACATAGTAGCTGACTGAGAACTGATGATGCAAATTTGCAACCAAGAGAGGGTTACGCAGTGTGGGATAACGTGCTGATAGATTCCTCGCCAGCTGTTTCTCCTTGCAATCAGTCCCAGAAATGCAGGGATAACTAGATAGAGCAGTGCCCGACAGTTCAAACAGAACTCGATTCCATTCCCGATAACAAACGTTGAAAAAGCCGGTACTTTAAGGTCTACGAAGCGCCAGCCAGTCGTCACTACCGAGTCCATTTCGTAGGGATATTTAGCCAGAACGTTGAGTCCAAACGAGAACAGTATCATGTAATCGGGAAACGGATCCGGCGACGTATACATGAATGCCAGCATCGTTACAAAAGTAAGCACGAACGAGCACACAGTAATCTCGGAAAACGGTAGCCACTGGTCATTGATGTTCGGCTGTAGCATTACGTTGATGAAGAAAGCCACGAAGAAGTACAAATACGGTCGCAAGTTGTTCCGGAGGTACTGATTCTCGGAATCGTTGGTGTTGAGATGTTCGTCTCCATATCTTAGAAACAAACCAGACCACATTCGAAAATCGATAAATTCGTGCTTGGTTTTTAGCATCTTGAAGGAACAAACAATCATCACAATAAGGGAAAGGTAATACGCTCCGACTGGAACCAACGTGAACAAGTTATCATCGCTGGCAAAGTAGGAGTAAACTATCAGAATCACGGCTAGCTGAACACCAGGGAAGCCGGATTCTGGGAAGGAAGCCAGCATCGAAAGTAGCCGATGATACAGCAACGAGAAGAACATTATTGGATGGAAAAACGGTCGATGGAAACATGGCACGTGGTCCAAGCTTTGCGGATTCGGTACCGATAATGTGAGCGCATTGCTTACGGCCGGCAGTCGACCGTTGGAATAGTTGACCGCGGCTGTCAGAAGACTGGCTTCGGAGATATGATTAACCGGTTGAAATTGGTTAGAGTGCGACCGATGCAAACGATGGTTAACTCCTCCTGGGGAACCGTTCTGCTCCAGACTGCCTTCCACGATGGGTACGCCCTCGATGCCACTGGCCTCTGCTCCATCCGGGCGACTTCTTCGGGTTTTCTTGTTCAGCTTGTAGATTTCTCGCATACGTTTTTCTAGCTGGGCAGCCGTAACATACTCTTCGCCATTGGACAGGGAAGCGAAAAGCTCCTGTGCGGCACGGCGAGCCGAACGCTCACCTGGGCTCATAGCCAAACAGCTGCGTACGTCTTCCTCGTTCGTTTCGTTGATTCCGCGGCCAGTTTGATAGCAATCGCTGAGCATAATTATTGCCTAAAACGGAAAAGAAGATTTTTAGATCTCGATTTCCTTAAAAAATACAGTCAAATACCTGCTCGTGACCTTGCTGGGCTGCCCGTAGCAGCCAGTGAACGCCTTGGGCGTGGTTTTCAGCCGGTTCCGTTTCAGCGTTCTCTTCCAGTAGCTGTTTGCCAAGAGTGTACTGAACCTCCGAACAGCCATCCTCGGCAAAATGATACTTCAAATTGCGTAAGGATTTTTTATCTAGAAGTGAAGGAGAAAGGAAAAGGGTGGGAGTCAACATAATCAAATAAGTAGCATAAATAGCAAAAAGACAACATTGATTTTCAAGGTCAGCTAGTTGATCCCAAAAAGGTAAACGATTACCAGCAGATGGTCAAAATGTAATGATGAGATCATCGTGAGGTTTTTAACGAGAGATTCGAAAGGTTTGCTTCTAGCGATACTTTACCAAATTCCAAATAGGATCGTACCTTCAAGGTTCCATTTTTTCCTCACTGAGGCAGGATTACCACCGTTGTTGACAGTAGCAATGCCATCCTTTATCGGAGGCCGATTAGCCCAACTAGCCATCTCGAGAGGTCAAACTCAAAATCCGATTTGTATAAACTTCACGGATATTTCTTCACCACAGCATCGGAAACATGAAAACTAAAATGATTATGCACCAGAATCACCTGAAAAGCGAGGTTTTTATGAGGAGGAAATTACGAGAATCGCTGTAAAAACAAACACCGCAAATGCTTCTAGAACTGTTTTTCGTAAGGGAATATGTGTAGTAGGAAATAATGAGCAGCGGTGCCATTCTCTTTGTTTCATAAAACGATTGACCTGTGGAACagtattgcggttactgggaaaatttctaatcgcgcgacggtagccttccgtgcggtaggctagccggagcagtaaacacagttaaaaatttcactcttactcactaatttcattgaaaagttaagaagtaaattcttgaatcaatcttcaaatcattattttgcaagagaggacaaaacatgaagtcatcggaatgaaatattattattctaagtattcattgagattgaattaattacatcccagacaaaacaaaaaacaatctacattattgaaaacacatttttccatagcctgagaattaacttatttggcatgacgaagatttttgatgcgataaatgcgtctttgatactttatatgctggtcgaattcaattatgttgtcgttaaaatgtaacaaatcgtatatgagaagttaaaaaaaggagttgtgtacggtgaatagtctataatagaaaataatataccattcgcatcgcaaaaaattggactgcgcactcataattgcgaaatttgtgcgatctgtcaaatcagtataaaatctgacggttttctacacgctaaccgcttttcagttaaactttatacggataactccgactgcaaaacatagcacgaaatccaacattcaatgaatgattgctaccgtgtcgtcgaactctaaacttatttaaacaactacagcttttcatttttttcgtgaatttgtccgctggttgaccccatcgcaaacaggttttttttattattcatttttccgtgattttgaccgctgattgaccaagctcaaggcaaaaacaattttttgttttataaacaatagataatccgataataatatttggtatacatgtttgtttgacaactttttattaaatcatctttcaatgttttccgcttgttcatccgatttattttcagtcgataaataatccttatgtagaacaatgttcatttttttttcttgaatactgtaattttttttacagtggtaccctacgggagcccaaatcagctatcgcagaaatagaaaaaaagagtggatcagcaatattaagcgggccacagactacacaacatttgtacaaatgcgatgaaatttgtCGCTGttaacacgatttgcatagtgtatggcactgcttgaatgagcgccatCTCCACCCCGtctggggctgagtaaatggccTGGATTTTGCACAAACAGCACCATTcaccatgccacagagggttgcttaaagcgggccatagactacacacaACATTtgcacaaatgcgatgaaattcgatgccATTTCGTCGCTGCGAagacgatttgcatcgtgtatatGGCACTGTTTGAATTAGCGCGCAAACAGTTTGAGTAAAATCAGTCCGGATCGAAATACAACCTtctgtggcatggtgtatggtgctgtttgtacaaaatcCAGGACATTTACTCagtcccagccggggtggaggaGGTATTTTTTAGtactgttgctgttttcgccaacAATCGTATGTGTTCGCGCGAAATATGTTTGTAACGTGTGTATGCGagcatagaatcaaacaatcgtcgtggaatcatcgaattggtataaagcgggccatagactacacaaatggcctg
It includes:
- the LOC129747877 gene encoding wolframin → MASWANRPPIKDGIATVNNGGNPASVRKKWNLEDKKSLRNLKYHFAEDGCSEVQYTLGKQLLEENAETEPAENHAQGVHWLLRAAQQGHEQAIIMLSDCYQTGRGINETNEEDVRSCLAMSPGERSARRAAQELFASLSNGEEYVTAAQLEKRMREIYKLNKKTRRSRPDGAEASGIEGVPIVEGSLEQNGSPGGVNHRLHRSHSNQFQPVNHISEASLLTAAVNYSNGRLPAVSNALTLSVPNPQSLDHVPCFHRPFFHPIMFFSLLYHRLLSMLASFPESGFPGVQLAVILIVYSYFASDDNLFTLVPVGAYYLSLIVMIVCSFKMLKTKHEFIDFRMWSGLFLRYGDEHLNTNDSENQYLRNNLRPYLYFFVAFFINVMLQPNINDQWLPFSEITVCSFVLTFVTMLAFMYTSPDPFPDYMILFSFGLNVLAKYPYEMDSVVTTGWRFVDLKVPAFSTFVIGNGIEFCLNCRALLYLVIPAFLGLIARRNSWRGIYQHVIPHCVTLSWLQICIISSQSATMFGLVRGALGLSGLLLFLPLFGIVTLLIPVFATIEWLSLTDSTVRVWSSASAATIALLISCYMAASRRTKKYITFLQITACLVATVFLTLPYMMSNFETIHGSVADSAAGLYDSESGPTVGKTNPEGHPTTGLTWESYYKFCHQPAWDRLGNKIRTQLRCAHLDGTVVRWEGSVNDLEIVSRRNVRADFIQNYLPRFLAERVACMYGERIEPECGPAEDQQHCEEMKNFIEQQTRCHLDKWNTYEYELKVRMPSAGILSKPAEIALRAQHAFGNFTQSLNHSDRIWFIGILRNFLKPTVTVPASGNKAVDDDESNFELPPDQGAVFGSGRYDRGNMRLGRRNPLIELLSIGCIKCQNAELTTVHVNDGQKVNARMRDLRRGIKYLLNVIFNPLVIFK